The Salvia miltiorrhiza cultivar Shanhuang (shh) chromosome 1, IMPLAD_Smil_shh, whole genome shotgun sequence genome has a window encoding:
- the LOC130987739 gene encoding uncharacterized protein LOC130987739 has translation MGAPGIIAAGGVFRDNWGWVRGCFHFKGGKGFAFEAELLAVIHAIDIAHHCGWRQLWLEADSTYIVRLLQTRSVEVPWRFLAASKNLDDFQFHVSHIYREGNKPTDLMANLDRNEGWWPYALDEIKLAVSLDMETHSTVRVKL, from the coding sequence ATGGGTGCCCCGGGCATTATCGCTGCTGGcggggtgtttagagataatTGGGGCTGGGTTCGAGGTTGTTTCCACTTTAAAGGGGGCAAGGGTTTTGCTTTTGAGGCTGAACTCCTCGCTGTTATTCATGCTATTGACATAGCTCACCATTGTGGCTGGCGGCAACTCTGGCTCGAAGCTGATTCGACTTATATTGTTCGTCTTCTTCAGACTCGGTCGGTTGAAGTGCCTTGGCGCTTTCTGGCGGCTTCGAAAAATCTTGATGACTTCCAATTTCATGTCTCACATATTTATCGGGAAGGCAACAAGCCGACGGATCTGATGGCCAACTTGGATCGAAACGAAGGTTGGTGGCCTTACGCTCTGGATGAGATTAAACTTGCGGTGTCTCTTGATATGGAAACACATAGCACCGTTCGTGTTAAGTTATGA